In Vibrio echinoideorum, the following proteins share a genomic window:
- a CDS encoding LysR family transcriptional regulator yields MNIEHLKLFVRLASTHNISMAGQELGLSPAVASSHISKLEDNLGVRLVHRTTRKVSLTEEGEAFLPHAEEVLSSVDAAKSAVGVGCDSPTGTLRVTASASFGRLHLVPALPGFLERYPGLKVDFRLSDSMVDLVEGGFDIAIRISELKDSTLIARKLATDKRVVCASPDYLIKYGKPATPQDLNDHQCISLIGLENWTFHTENGPKTIKASGSFRADNGEALRDAAIGGLGITVTSNWCAYEQLKSGQQIQILEDYPLTSEPAIWAVYPSTRLLAPKVRAFIDYFSEYYGNPPYWEQK; encoded by the coding sequence ATGAATATTGAACACCTCAAGTTATTTGTTCGTTTAGCTTCCACACATAACATCAGTATGGCTGGCCAGGAGCTTGGTTTGTCTCCTGCGGTTGCTAGTTCGCACATCAGTAAACTCGAAGACAATTTGGGTGTTCGCCTAGTACACCGAACCACTCGTAAGGTGTCTTTAACAGAAGAAGGTGAAGCGTTTTTACCTCACGCTGAGGAGGTGCTTTCAAGTGTAGATGCTGCCAAGTCGGCAGTCGGTGTGGGCTGTGATTCTCCAACCGGAACATTGCGCGTTACGGCCTCTGCGTCTTTTGGGCGTTTACACCTTGTTCCTGCATTGCCTGGCTTTCTTGAACGCTACCCAGGTTTAAAAGTTGATTTCAGATTGTCAGATTCCATGGTCGATCTTGTGGAAGGTGGTTTCGATATCGCGATTCGTATCTCGGAGCTGAAAGACTCGACACTGATTGCCCGAAAGCTCGCAACAGATAAACGTGTTGTATGTGCATCGCCTGATTACTTAATCAAATACGGCAAGCCAGCCACACCTCAAGATCTTAATGATCACCAGTGTATCAGCCTAATTGGTTTAGAAAACTGGACCTTCCACACTGAAAACGGACCTAAAACGATTAAGGCATCGGGATCGTTCAGGGCTGATAACGGAGAAGCGCTGCGTGATGCTGCTATTGGTGGGTTGGGTATCACGGTGACGTCGAATTGGTGTGCGTATGAGCAACTGAAAAGTGGTCAACAGATTCAAATATTAGAAGATTACCCATTAACCTCTGAGCCTGCGATTTGGGCTGTGTACCCAAG
- a CDS encoding YdcH family protein: MLGENHSLVHEFPEMKDKIAELVKTDDGFAADMKTYDNLDKEIRKLELKDSPIDDGSMHQMKHDRSVLKDALHARLSD; encoded by the coding sequence ATGCTAGGTGAAAATCATTCTCTTGTTCACGAATTTCCTGAAATGAAAGATAAAATTGCTGAGCTTGTTAAAACTGACGATGGCTTTGCAGCAGACATGAAGACATACGACAACCTTGATAAAGAGATTCGTAAGCTTGAGCTGAAAGATTCACCCATTGATGACGGTTCGATGCACCAAATGAAACATGATCGTTCTGTACTTAAAGACGCGCTGCATGCTCGTTTATCTGATTAG
- a CDS encoding aspartate/glutamate racemase family protein, producing MKTIGLLGGMSWESTVSYYKSINEGVKATLGGLNSAKICMYSVNFDEIEKLQHQGRWAETADILSDAALSVEKGGADFILICTNTMHKVVPEIEEKSTIPILHIADTTAQKLLEKGVKKVGLLGTAFTMEQDFYKGRLTDKFGIDVVIPDESDRKQVHNIIYQELCRGEVKEESRAVYRQIIEKLSQQGAEAVILGCTEIALLIQQQHTDVPLFDTTAIHAEAAVRLATSD from the coding sequence TAACGAGGGTGTGAAAGCGACCCTTGGTGGGCTCAATTCTGCAAAGATTTGTATGTACAGCGTGAACTTCGATGAGATAGAAAAGCTACAACACCAAGGTCGTTGGGCTGAGACTGCGGACATTTTATCGGACGCGGCCTTATCGGTTGAGAAAGGCGGGGCGGACTTTATCCTGATCTGTACCAATACCATGCATAAGGTCGTTCCTGAGATCGAAGAGAAGAGCACGATTCCTATCTTACATATCGCAGATACCACGGCGCAGAAGTTGCTTGAGAAAGGAGTGAAGAAAGTCGGATTGCTCGGTACCGCTTTCACGATGGAACAAGATTTCTATAAAGGGCGTTTAACCGATAAATTCGGTATCGATGTTGTGATCCCTGATGAGAGTGACCGAAAACAAGTGCACAACATCATTTACCAAGAGCTGTGCCGAGGTGAAGTAAAAGAAGAATCTCGAGCTGTCTATCGTCAAATCATTGAGAAGCTAAGCCAGCAAGGTGCTGAGGCCGTTATTCTAGGGTGTACTGAAATCGCCCTGCTGATTCAGCAACAACACACTGATGTTCCTTTGTTTGATACCACAGCCATCCATGCAGAAGCGGCTGTGCGTTTGGCGACGAGCGATTAA